Proteins from a single region of Cryptococcus neoformans var. grubii H99 chromosome 5, complete sequence:
- a CDS encoding Haspin protein kinase, which translates to MPPFSKSPRIASTQQRRVSRKTSKAIVPRSPAAAHTTLPSAPKTPMVASGQSTTQQRSPVTVIRAKKRLVFEGVILPLRSQISDIKIEELSERLSDVTIKDSSAQKTGNGANKEKPSAQFALEALIQACSSTSVQEFNTFIKSFPLFSASKDVFVTKVGEASYSEVFGFSQSAEDVDLVLKVIPLFLGTVETDVPFPDCSSPEDVLREIEITKKMNQVPGGGFVEFRGAYVVEGKYPNELLEKWDIYKSTQGSASVRPSAFGPTQKYCLVALCNSGIDLEALQFDASRGWVQAAGIFWQVAAALASAEDWTKFEHRDLHEGQILISSLSEFPSPTEPENYLSPTYTSLQTTIIDFGLSRLNMPTPVWSQIPEEVYEGKGAQWDLYRAMRSRIGDNWDGFHAITNLMWLRYILQYMLVSKSLRKPRALKSTIAPRLARGAKPKPDTVRSEKAWSMLQKVEEIMEYSLNFDMTSATSNRNHKNEALKPLTSARDLVNWGKNEKWIG; encoded by the exons ATGCCTCCTTTCAGTAAATCTCCACGGATAGCTTCAACGCAGCAAAGGAGGGTATCCCGGAAAACCTCAAAGGCCATCGTTCCTAGGAGCCCTGCCGCTGCTCATACAACACTCCCGTCAGCACCCAAAACACCGATGGTGGCTTCAGGGCAGTCTACAACGCAGCAGCGCTCTCCAGTTACAGTTATCAGGGCGAAGAAAAGGCTTGTCTTTGAGGGAGTTATACTGCCTTTACGGTCACAGATAAGCGACATCAAAATCGAGGAGTTATCAGAAAGACTATCGGATGTGACAATCAAAGACAGTTCTGCTCAAAAAACAGGGAATGGCGCGAACAAAGAAAAGCCATCAGCTCAATTTGCCTTGGAAGCTCTCATACAAGCAtgttcttcaacctctGTTCAGGAGTTTAACACCTTTATCAAATCATTCCCATTATTTTCTGCCTCCAAAGATGTCTTCGTGACCAAAGTGGGCGAAGCATCCTACTCTGAGGTATTTGGCTTTTCCCAGTCAGCCGAAGATGTCGATCTAGTCCTAAAGGTAATCCCGTTGTTTTTGGGGACGGTGGAGACAGATGTGCCATTTCCCGACTGTAGCTCACCCGAGGATGTTCTGAGGGAAATTGAAATTaccaagaagatgaaccAAGTACCAGGTGGCGGTTTCGTGGAATTCAGAGG CGCGTATGTCGTGGAAGGAAAGTATCCTAATGAATTGCTTGAAAAATGGGATATCTACAAATCCACCCAGGGCTCTGCTAGTGTACGGCCTT CTGCATTTGGCCCAACACAGAAATATTGCCTTGTGGCTCTCTGTAATTCAGGGATTGACCTTGAGGCCCTCCAGTTTGATGCTTCTCGGGGTTGGGTGCAGGCCGCTGGGATATTCTGGCAAGTAGCAGCAGCTCTGGCATCTGCCGAGGACTGGACAAAATTTGAG CATCGTGATCTCCATGAGGGCCAAATCCTTATATCATCCTTATCCGAATTTCCTTCCCCTACAGAACCGGAAAACTATTTGTCGCCAACATACACATCTTTGCAAACCACTATCATTGATTTTGGTCTCTCACGTTTAAACATGCCCACCCCAGTTTGGTCCCAAATACCTGAAGAGGTGTATGAAGGCAAAGGAGCACAATGGGATTTGTACAGAGCCATGAGATCGAGGATAGGTGACAACTGGGATGGTTTCCATGCAATCACGAACCTCATG TGGCTGCGATATATTCTTCAGTACATGCTCGTATCGAAATCTCTTAGAAAGCCCCGCGCTCTCAAATCTACAATAGCCCCTCGGTTGGCCAGGGGCGCGAAACCAAAACCCGATACCGTCCGGTCTGAAAAAGCTTGGAGCATGCTCCAGAAAGTCGAGGAGATCATGGAATACAGTCTGAATTTCGACATGACGAGTGCAACGTCAAATAGGAATCACAAGAACGAAGCGTTGAAACCTTTAACTTCAGCGAGAGACTTGGTGAATTGGGGTAAAAATGAAAAATGGATTGGATGA
- a CDS encoding small subunit ribosomal protein S24e: MDPEGPVTLRTSKFITNRLLNRRQFVLTVFHPTRPNVSRSELSEKLGALYKTDKERVVVFGLKTKFGGGSSTGFGLIYDDEDSQKKFEPKHRLVRANLAEKVVKPSRKLRKERKNRGKKLRGKARAKAGEPAKKK, translated from the exons ATG GACCCCGAAGGCCCCGTCACCCTCCGAACCTCCAAGTTCATCACCAACCGTCTCCTCAACCGACGACAGTTTGTCCTCACTGTCTTCCACCCCACTCGCCCCAACGTCTCTCGTTCTGAGCTCTCTGAGAAACTTGGTGCCCTTTACAAGACCGACAAGGAGCGTGTCGTCGTCTTCGGTCTTAAGACCAAGTTCGGTGGCGGTTCTTCTACCGGTTTCGGTTTGATctacgatgatgaggactcTCAGAAGAAGTTTGAGCCCAAGCACAGGCTCGTGAGG GCCAACCTTGCCGAGAAGGTGGTCAAGCCTTCCAGGAAGCTTCGtaaggagaggaagaaccgagggaagaag CTCCGCGGAAAGGCTCGTGCCAAGGCCGGCGAGCCCGCTAAGAAGAAGTAA
- a CDS encoding DASH complex subunit SPC19, whose translation MAFASTSKHLPRESVYPTPPSSDYLNALEDCVQATEACSRSLQIGLDRFEPGVKDLPRLTKIFKHKHHFLVLPEPTIAAHKAALSHSLAPQIDHLIAKTDSMVESEKTKVGNLEERLRILESARLSASASTMRSVSSGRSNKTVSNTCDDTSSKISGLNMKDLSILQRKKVMQLKAKRDRLEREMARLGR comes from the exons ATGGCTTTCGCATCCACTTCAAAGCATCTTCCTCGCGAATCGGTATATCCtactcctccttcctctgaTTATCTCAATGCCTTAGAAGACTGTGTTCAGGCTACGGAAGCTTGTTCAAGATCTTTACAGATTGGCTTGGACAGGTTTGAACCTGGAGTGAAAGATCTGCCTAGGTTGACAAAGATATTCAAGCACAAACAC CACTTTTTGGTTCTTCCAGAGCCTACCATTGCTGCCCATAAAGCAGCGCTCTCGCATTCTTTAGCACCTCAGATCGACCATTTGATAGCGAAAACCGATAGCATGGTAGAGTCTGAAAAGACCAAAGTGGGCAATCTTGAAGAAAGA CTGAGGATTCTTGAATCCGCACGTCTGTCTGCTAGTGCAAGCACGATGCGTAGTGTCTCTTCTGGCAGATCGAATAAAACTGTTTCAAATACTTGCGATGATACCAGTTCCAAGATTTCAGGTCTCAATATGAAGGACCTTAGTATAttgcagaggaagaaagtaATGCAGTTGAAGGCTAAGAGGGACAGActggagagggagatggcgAGATTGGGCAGATGA